Genomic DNA from Thermobifida alba:
CCGACCAGGTGCTCGACCTCTGTGTCCCGGCCGTGCGTGCGGGAGGCCGGGACCATCAGTACGTCTGCCATGTGACACACGTTACCGAGACGTAGGTCACAGTCAACGGTGGGGTTGTCGACTCTTGACCGTTCCGCCCGTCCCGCAGTAAATGACCTGCGTCTTCTCCCGGCGGCACCGGGCAGGTGCCCGGTGCCGCCGCGGGGCCCGGCGTCGGCCGGGCCCCGCGCACTCCCCTCAGCCGTCCCGCCGCCGCGGCGTGCGCGGCGGCGGGGTCCGGACCGGTCAGTCGTGGAAGTCGTACTCCTCGGGGGTCAGCCGCTCGTGTTCGGCGGGGACGATCTCGCCGCCCTCGCGGTCGGTCACCCGCGGCTCCTGGAGGCGCTCCAGGGTGCCGCCGTCCTCACCGGCCTTGTACTGCTGGACGAGCACACCGGCGTGGCCGCCGTGGTCGTCGGCGGAGGAGGCGAAGGGGACGAGGCCGGGGCCGTTCCAGTCCATCGCCTCGACCGCGTCGACCAGGCTCTGGCGGGTCGGGTTCTCCCCCGCGGCCTTGAGGGCCCTGGCGAACATCACGGCCTGGACCATGCCGTAGATGCGGGTGTTGGTGAGCTCACCCTCGCCGTACTCCTCGTGGATCTCGGTGAAGAACTGCGTCCACGGGTCGTCGGTCATGTTGGCCTGGGGCAGGTAGCCGCTGGTGATGATGCCGTCGAGGATCTGGTCGACCGGCAGTTCGTCGTCCTCGGCGTACTCCTTGAGCAGGCCGCGCAGCGTGGGGGTGTCGGAGCCGATGCTGCTGATCACCCACTGCGGGTGGTAGCCCTGTCCGGCGGCGTTGAGGATTCCCAGCGCGGCGAAGGCCGGGATGCAGGCGCAGACGATCAGGTCCGCCCCGGCCTCCTTGAGCGCGGAGATCTGCCCGCCGACCGCCTCGGGGGCGGTGGACTCGTAGCTCTGGTCGGCGACGACCGCGTCGGCCAGGTACTGGTCGAGTCCGGCGATGGAGTCGGTGCCCACGTCGTCGTTCTGGTAGTAGTAGCCGACCTTGGCGTCGGGGAGGTTCTCCGCGATGTACTCGGCCAGGACCTTGGCCTCCTTGGTGTAGTCGACCTGGTAGCCGTAGGTCAGCGGGTACTGCTCCGGGTCGTTCCACATCAGCGCGCCGGAGGAGGGGAACAGGTCCGGTACGCCCTTGTCGTTGAGGTACTGGATGACCTTGGAGTGGGTCGGGGTGCCCAGGCCGCCCAGCATGGCGAAGATCTCCTCGCCCTCCACGAGCTCCTGGGTGACCTCGACGGTCTTGGTCGGGTCGTAGACGTCGTCCTTGACCAGGTACTCGATCGTCCGGCCGTGCACTCCGCCCTGGGCGTTGATGTACTCGAACACCGCCGAGGCTCCCTGGGAGATCGCCAGGTAGCCCGCGGAGGCCGGCCCGGTGAGCGGCTGGTGGGTGCCGATGGTGACCGTGTCGTCGGTGACGCCGACGGACACGTCCAGGTCGGCTCCGGCTCCCTCCTCGACCTCTCCGGCGCCTCCGCAGGAGGTGGCCAGCAGCGACAGGGCCAGTGCGCCCGCCGCGACGGCGATCGGTTTCCTCATTTCACGCTCCCGTTTGGTGATGTAGGGGGAATCAGGTGTGGGTCTCGTGTGCGTGGGGTCGGGGCTCACCGCCGCCGCAGCAGGCCGCCCAGACTGCGCAGCGCGCCCTGGATGCCCATCGGCCAGGCCATGACGATGACGATGAGCAGTACCCCGAAGAACACCAGCGGCAGGTTGTCGGCGACGCTGCTGCTCAGGCCGAGCAGACCCGCCAGCTCCTTGCCGGCCATCTCCAGGTAGACCAGGGCCAGCGCGCCCCACAGCGCGCCCCACAGGCTGCCCAGCCCGCCCAGGACGAGGGCCGCGAGCAGGCTCAGCGACAGTGCGAGGGAGAAGGAGCTGGGGGTGGCGGTGCCCAGCAGGTAGGCCTCGCAGGCGCCAGCCAGCGAGCCGCATCCGGCGCTGATGACGAACGCGGTCACCTTGGTGCGTCCGACCGGGATGCCCGCCATCGCCGCGGCGGACTCGTCGTCGCGGATGGCGCGCATGCGCCGGCCCAGCCGCCCCCGGCCCAGTGTCGCCAGCACCACCAGGGCCACCAGCACGGTCAGCCAGATGACCAGGGCCTTCCACTGGTTGTCGGTGACCAGGCCGGACAGTTCGGGCGGGGCTCCGCGCAGCGCGAACAGCAGCCCGTTGGACCCGCCGAGCAGGTCGGAGAAGTACAGCGCCAGGGCGGGCAGGCCCACCGCCAGGGCGAGGGTGGCGCCGGCCAGGTAGGGGCCGTGCAGCCGGGCGGTGGCCGCGCCGACCAGGATTCCGGCCAGGCAGCCGATGACCACCGCGATCACCATGATCGCCGCCAGCGGCACCATCGGCGCGTGCAGCACGGTCAGCGCCGTGGTGTAGGCGCCGACGAACATGAAGGCGCCGTGGCCCAGGGAGATCTGTCCGCTGTAGCCGATCAGCAGTTGCAGGCCGGCGATGGCGAGCATCAGGTAGCCCACCTTGGCGATGCGCAGGTGTTCCAGCGGGCCGACGAAGAAGGTCAGCGCCGCGACCACGGCCAGGGCGAGCGCCGCCGCGAGCAGGTGCCTGACCAGGACGGGCAGCCGGCGCCCGCGCGGCGTCGCGGGCCGCCGCGCCGCGGTGGCGGTCGCGTCCGCCTTCGGCGGGTCGTCTCGTCGCAGGGAGGAGGCCATCAGCTACACCTTTCGAACGGTCGACCGGGAGAAGAGCCCGGCGGGCCGCAGACTGAGCACGACGATGAGGATCACCAGGGCGGCGAGCGTGGTGAGTTCGGAGCCGACGTAGCCGGAGACGTAGGACAGTCCCACGCCCATGACCATGCCGCCGGCCAGCGCGCCGAACGGGTTGTCCAGGCCGCCGAGCACCGCCGCGGCGATGCCGTAGACGAAGACCGCGTCGAGCACGGTGGGCGACAGCAGCGGCGGGACGGCCAGCATCCCGGCGAGCGCGCCGATCGCCGAGGCGATGCCCCACCCGGTGGTCAGCATCAGGCCCACCCTGACCCCGCTGAGCCGCGCCGACTCGGCGCGGAAGGCCGCGGCGCGCATCCGCAGCCCCAGGGGGGTGAGGCGGTAGAGGAGGAACAGGGCGACCGCGACCACGGCGACCGCGGCCAGGGAGAAGATCTCCTCCGGGGAGATCGGGACCGCCGCCAGGTCCCGGAAGCTCATCGGGGGCGGGAAGGAGTGCTGCAGGTTGCCCCAGATCATGCCGGCCACGCCCTGCAGCGTCAGGAGCAGGCCGAGGGTGAGGATGATGGCGTTGAGCTGGGACTTGCCCTGGACGGGGCGGACCAGCAGCCGTTCGGTGAGCATGCCCAGCAGCGTTCCGCCGATCATGGCGGAGGCGAAGCCGAGCCAGTAGCTTCCGGTCTCCTGGGTGACGGTGTAGGCCACGTAGACCGAGATCAGGGCGAGCGCGGGCTGGGCGAAGTTCACCACCCGGGTCGCCTGGTAGATGATGACGAGGGACAGTCCCAGGGCGGCGTAGATCGCGCCGTTGGCGACGCCCTCGAAGGTCAGACTGATGAACTGGTTCACGGGGTCACCTCAGAAGCCCAGGTAGGCGTGGCGCATGCGGTCGTCGGCGAGGAGCTCGGCGGAGCTGCCCCGGGCCACGACCGCTCCCTGAGAGAGCACGAAGCCGTGGTCGGTGATGGACAGCGCGCTCGCGGCGTTCTGCTCCACCAGCACCACCGTCAGTCCGGTGCGGTCGCGCAGGTCGTGCAGCAGCTGCATGATCTGCCGGGTGATGAGCGGGGCGAGTCCCAGGGAGGGCTCGTCCAGCAGCAGCACCCTGGGCCGCGCCATCAGCGCCCGGCCGATGGCGACCATCTGGCGTTCGCCGCCGGACAGGGTTCCCGCGGGACGGTTCCTCCGCTCCACCAGGGGCGGGAACAGTTCGTACACCTCGTCGAGCGCCTTGGCGCGGTCGCGCCGGTCCGCGCGCCACAGGCCGCCTAGGCGCAGGTTCTCCTCGACGGTCAGCTCGACGATGACGCCGCCGCCTTCGGGCACGTGCGCCAGGCCGTGGCGGACCATGCTCTCGGCGGGGTGGCGGGTGATGTCGACGCCGTCGACGCGGACCCGGCTGCCCGGTGCGGCGGGCTGGAGTCCGGAGACGGTGCGCAGCAGGGTGGTCTTGCCGGCGCCGTTGGCTCCCAGCACCGCGCAGATCTCGCCGGGGCGGACGGTCAGGTCCACCGAACGCAGTGCCTGGACCGCCCCGTAGTAGGTGGAGAGGTTCTCGATCTGCAGGATCGGCGTGTCACTCACCGGCGGCCTCCTCGACGGGCGTGCCCAGGTAGGCCTCCGCGACGGCGGGGTCCGCCTGGACGACGGACGGCGGACCGGAGCAGATGACCTGGCCGAAGTTGAGGACGACGATGTGGTCGCACACGTCCATGACCAGGTCCATGTGGTGTTCGACGAGGACGACGCCCATCGTCTGGCTGCACCGGCGGATCGTGGCGGCCAGGTCGGCCATGTCGGCTCCGGACAGGCCGCTGGCGGGCTCGTCCAGCAGCAGCAGTTCGGGTTCGGCCACCAGGGCGCGGGCCAGCGCCACCCGTTTCTGCAGCCCGTAGGGCAGGGTCGCGGGCAGGGCGTGGGCGACGTCGGCGATGCCGAACTCCTCCAGCACGGCCATCGCCCGGTCGGTGAGCTCCCGCTCGTCGCGCTGGTAGCTGCCCAGGCCGGTGAGCATGCCGGGCAGCCGGGAGCGGCCCAGGGGGTCCGCGCCGACGATCACGTTGTCCAGCACGGTCATCAGCCCGAAGAGGTTGAGGCCCTGGAAGGTGCGGGCGATACCCAGGCCCGCCAGCTGGTGCGGCCGGTGGTTGCGCAGGGGGCGGCCCTTGAAGGTGATGGTGCCGCGCTGAGGTCTGACCACTCCGGTCAACACGTTGAACAGGGTGGTCTTGCCGGCTCCGTTCGGTCCGATGAGGCCGGTCACGCTCTTGGGGGCGATGTCCAGTCCGACGTCGGAGAGCGCGGCGAGGCCGCCGAAGCGGACGGTCACCCCCTCGACCTCCATCAGGGGGGAGGGTGCGGTAGGGGCCATGGGGTCTCTTTCTGTCAGTGCGGAGCCACCGCGGAGCGGACCGCGGGGACACGCCTCGCCGCATACCAACCGGTTGGCATGCGGCGAGGTCGAGAGTGCGGCGCGCCGGGGAGGGACTGAAGGGGGACGGCGCCGCGGAGCATCAAGTTACCTATGACCTGGGTCACCGGGAAGTGTTCCCGGAGGGAACCGGTGATTTCACCGATAGGCCCTTGCGCTGCGGTGACCTGCGGCGTAAAAATAATTCAGATTTATTCCTGCGCCTGTCCCCGGTCGACCCTCGGAGAACGCCGTGCCCCCACCCGCGCCCCCAGCCGTCCGCGCCTCCCGCTTCACCGACCGTGTCGCCCTGGTCACCGGAGCCGCCGGCGGGATCGGCGCGGCGACCGCGCGCCGCCTGGCCGCCGAGGGGGCGGCCGTCGTACTCACCGACATCGACACCGGACGCGGCGAGCGGGTCGCCGCCGAGCTGCGCGCCCACGGCCACCGGGCGCTCTTCACGCACTGCGACGTCTCCGACGAGGACTCCTGGACGCGCGCCGTGGACGCCGCCAACGACGCGTTCGGACCGGTGGACGCTCTGGTCAGCAACGCCTACCGGGTCACCGTCGCCCCCGCCCACGCCACCTCCCTCAGCGACTTCAACGACCAGCTGGCGGTGACGCTGACCGCCACCTTCCTGGGTGTGCGCGCCTGCCTGGACGACCTGCTGGCCCGCGGCGGCAGCGTGGTGGCGGTCTCCTCGGTGCACGCGCTGGTCGGGCTGCCCGGCCGGCCCGCCTACGCCGCGGCCAAGGCGGGCCTGACCGGCCTGGCCCGGCAGCTGGCGGTGGAGTACGGGCCGCGGCTGCGGGTCAACAGCGTCCTGCCCGGCCCCGTCCGCACCCGGGCCTGGGACGGTGTCAGCGCCGAGGACGTGCGCCGGAGCGTGGAGCAGACCGTCGCGGGCCGGCTCGGCGACCCCGCCGAGGTCGCCGCCGCCATCGCCTTCCTGCTCTCCGACGACGCCTCCTACGTCACCGGGACGACACTGCTCGTCGACGGCGGCTGGACCTCCTACAAGACCTCGGTGTGACCGTGGGCGCCTACGCGGGCCGGGGCGTGCACGGCCGCATCGTCGAACTGCTGGGCCGCCGCGTGGCCTCCGGGGAGCTTCCCGAAGGCGCGGTCCTCGACCTGCGCGCTCTGGGCGCCGAACTCGGGGTGAGCATGAGCGTGCTGCGCGAGAGCGTCCGGGTGCTCGCTGCCAAGGGGCTGCTGGACTCCCGGCAGAAACGCGGCACCTTCGTGCGGCCGCGCGCGCAGTGGCACCTGCTCGACGCCGACGTGGTGCGCTGGCGCGCCTCCGGCGACGACACCGCCCGGCTCATGGCCGACCTGGCCGAACTGCGGGCCCTGGTCGAACCCGCGGCTGCGCGCTACGCCGCGCGGCGCCGCACCGGCACCCAGCTGGCGGAGCTGGAGGACGCGCTGGACCGCATGGCACGCACCCGCGGCGACCCCCGCGCGCACGCGCTGGCCGACCTGGAGTTCCACCGCCGCCTGCTGGCCGCCTCCGGAAACGAACTGCTGGCCCGCATGGACCTGCTGGTCGCCCCCGGGCTGGTGGAACGCGACGTCCTGGTGCACTCCGCCGAC
This window encodes:
- a CDS encoding ABC transporter substrate-binding protein encodes the protein MRKPIAVAAGALALSLLATSCGGAGEVEEGAGADLDVSVGVTDDTVTIGTHQPLTGPASAGYLAISQGASAVFEYINAQGGVHGRTIEYLVKDDVYDPTKTVEVTQELVEGEEIFAMLGGLGTPTHSKVIQYLNDKGVPDLFPSSGALMWNDPEQYPLTYGYQVDYTKEAKVLAEYIAENLPDAKVGYYYQNDDVGTDSIAGLDQYLADAVVADQSYESTAPEAVGGQISALKEAGADLIVCACIPAFAALGILNAAGQGYHPQWVISSIGSDTPTLRGLLKEYAEDDELPVDQILDGIITSGYLPQANMTDDPWTQFFTEIHEEYGEGELTNTRIYGMVQAVMFARALKAAGENPTRQSLVDAVEAMDWNGPGLVPFASSADDHGGHAGVLVQQYKAGEDGGTLERLQEPRVTDREGGEIVPAEHERLTPEEYDFHD
- a CDS encoding branched-chain amino acid ABC transporter permease — translated: MASSLRRDDPPKADATATAARRPATPRGRRLPVLVRHLLAAALALAVVAALTFFVGPLEHLRIAKVGYLMLAIAGLQLLIGYSGQISLGHGAFMFVGAYTTALTVLHAPMVPLAAIMVIAVVIGCLAGILVGAATARLHGPYLAGATLALAVGLPALALYFSDLLGGSNGLLFALRGAPPELSGLVTDNQWKALVIWLTVLVALVVLATLGRGRLGRRMRAIRDDESAAAMAGIPVGRTKVTAFVISAGCGSLAGACEAYLLGTATPSSFSLALSLSLLAALVLGGLGSLWGALWGALALVYLEMAGKELAGLLGLSSSVADNLPLVFFGVLLIVIVMAWPMGIQGALRSLGGLLRRR
- a CDS encoding branched-chain amino acid ABC transporter permease; this encodes MNQFISLTFEGVANGAIYAALGLSLVIIYQATRVVNFAQPALALISVYVAYTVTQETGSYWLGFASAMIGGTLLGMLTERLLVRPVQGKSQLNAIILTLGLLLTLQGVAGMIWGNLQHSFPPPMSFRDLAAVPISPEEIFSLAAVAVVAVALFLLYRLTPLGLRMRAAAFRAESARLSGVRVGLMLTTGWGIASAIGALAGMLAVPPLLSPTVLDAVFVYGIAAAVLGGLDNPFGALAGGMVMGVGLSYVSGYVGSELTTLAALVILIVVLSLRPAGLFSRSTVRKV
- a CDS encoding ABC transporter ATP-binding protein, which encodes MSDTPILQIENLSTYYGAVQALRSVDLTVRPGEICAVLGANGAGKTTLLRTVSGLQPAAPGSRVRVDGVDITRHPAESMVRHGLAHVPEGGGVIVELTVEENLRLGGLWRADRRDRAKALDEVYELFPPLVERRNRPAGTLSGGERQMVAIGRALMARPRVLLLDEPSLGLAPLITRQIMQLLHDLRDRTGLTVVLVEQNAASALSITDHGFVLSQGAVVARGSSAELLADDRMRHAYLGF
- a CDS encoding ABC transporter ATP-binding protein: MAPTAPSPLMEVEGVTVRFGGLAALSDVGLDIAPKSVTGLIGPNGAGKTTLFNVLTGVVRPQRGTITFKGRPLRNHRPHQLAGLGIARTFQGLNLFGLMTVLDNVIVGADPLGRSRLPGMLTGLGSYQRDERELTDRAMAVLEEFGIADVAHALPATLPYGLQKRVALARALVAEPELLLLDEPASGLSGADMADLAATIRRCSQTMGVVLVEHHMDLVMDVCDHIVVLNFGQVICSGPPSVVQADPAVAEAYLGTPVEEAAGE
- a CDS encoding SDR family NAD(P)-dependent oxidoreductase; the encoded protein is MPPPAPPAVRASRFTDRVALVTGAAGGIGAATARRLAAEGAAVVLTDIDTGRGERVAAELRAHGHRALFTHCDVSDEDSWTRAVDAANDAFGPVDALVSNAYRVTVAPAHATSLSDFNDQLAVTLTATFLGVRACLDDLLARGGSVVAVSSVHALVGLPGRPAYAAAKAGLTGLARQLAVEYGPRLRVNSVLPGPVRTRAWDGVSAEDVRRSVEQTVAGRLGDPAEVAAAIAFLLSDDASYVTGTTLLVDGGWTSYKTSV
- a CDS encoding FadR/GntR family transcriptional regulator; translation: MTVGAYAGRGVHGRIVELLGRRVASGELPEGAVLDLRALGAELGVSMSVLRESVRVLAAKGLLDSRQKRGTFVRPRAQWHLLDADVVRWRASGDDTARLMADLAELRALVEPAAARYAARRRTGTQLAELEDALDRMARTRGDPRAHALADLEFHRRLLAASGNELLARMDLLVAPGLVERDVLVHSADPAADPVPAHRAVLDALRSRDADAAEAAMRALLAASDADVRRLTAPGPAPSDRKDRT